GTCGAATTTTGTCGTTTCTTTATTACAAGATTCATTATACTCCTATAATTGATGTATTACAATTACAGAAGTATTACAGTACAGTTAATAAAATGTTACATACTAGATACTTTAAAACTTCTCATTTTTATTATTTATAATATAAGGGGCTTCCTTTATATTAATATATATCATCCTTATCATATGCTCTAAGCAACTACACTTAAAAATTATCCTCATTTAAATGTTAGATACTTTTTGGTTAACATTTTACTATTAAACTTAGATTGTGCTGTTAAAATATTCGTTAAGAAAGTTCTTTGTCTGACTTTAAGGAGTTTAGAACTTTTAGAATATTTTATAAAGCAGAATCTTTAGTTTTATTAAAATGTTGACTAAGTATCGGTATTTGAATGAGGATGATTTTTGCTTAAGTATAAAAAAAGAGACCCTAAGGTCTCTTTTTAATAATCATCTATTACTTAGATGCTGGAGTTAATATTACATACTTAACGAATGCTGTTCCAGCTTCATCTTCTATTACTGTTACTGTGTAATCAGTGAAGTCTATATCTGATACTGACATAACTTCTACATCTGTTCCATCTACTTCAAATACCTTAGCATCTGAGATTAATCTGTAAGTTGTTTCACCTGATACTATTTCTTTCTTAGATACTTTAACTGTTCCATCAGCTAATGTTGTTCCATCTATTACTGCTATTGCTGATTCATTAACTACTTTTCCAGTCTCATCATCTATATCAAGCTCTACTATCTTTCCTACTAATGCTTTAGCATCGTCCATATCAAGTCCAGTTGCTGAATCATTATCTATATCTTCTATAGTTAACTTCTCGTTAGTATCTGTGTAGAATACTTTCTCTTCTCCACCTACATAAGCTTTGATTCTTAATTCGTCTTTTCCTGAAACTTTCTTAACTTCTGTTACTAATGCTTTTTCTGTAGTAACATCTTCTGCATCATTGTCTGCATCTTGAACTACCATGTATTTTACTACTCCATCTTCAGCGTATACTGTAGCAGCTATCGCTTCATCAAAGTCTACATCTCCCCAAGCGCTTATCTTAATGTCTTCTGCATCATCAGTGTATTTTTCTGTGTTGAATACTAAAGCTGAATCATCTAATTTGAATCCACCAGCATAGTTATCATCAACATCTACATTAGCAACATCTTTTGAATCTAATACTACTATTTCCTCTAAGTTTCCATCTACATCTATCTTAAGCTCTACTAATCCTGATATAGCATCTAAGTCTTCATCTCCAGCTATAAGATCTTCATCAAACTCAGCATCGTAGCTTACTTCTTTACCATCTTTGTTGATTACATCTACTCCGTAGTAAGTTTCTCCTCTGTTTGAGTAAGATTTAATCTTTCCATCTAATAATCCTACTACTGTTCCTGTTTCTTCTGCATCTTCATCAACATCTACAAGTACAACTTCACCTTGTCTGTTTACATAGATAGTAGTTTCTTTATCTTCCATATCTGAAACTTTATCTTCTAAATCTGTAGTTGATTTTTCTGAATCAGAATCTAAATAGAATGCTCCTTCGTAGTTGTACTCTACTCCATCTATTGTAAATTGATCAGTTAATACATCTTCAACCTTACCAGTTATAGTCTTAGTGTATACTTCTGCGAAGTCTTTAGAATCGTTGTAGAATACTACATCTCCTTCTTTAATATCAGAAGCTGATATTTCTACTCCGTCCTTCATTACAGTGTAATCATCTAAGTTTAGCTCTTCTTCATGTCCAGATATAACATCTCCATCAACGTCTTCTACTAAGATATATCCATCAAATGAAGCTATTGTATCAAGAGCTACTACCTTTCCATCTTCTATTATAACTTTTGCATATTCAAACTCTTCTCCATCAGTAAGTCCTGATAAATCCATACGAGTATCATCTGCTACATTGTAAGTCTTATCCATTCCAACTAATTTAACTTCTACATCGTCACCATCTACATTTATTTCAACAGCGTCAACATATACATCATCTTGAGCTTCATATGAAACTAATATATCATCATCATTGAAGTATGCTTTAACATTAACATCTTTTAATCCTTCAAAGTTGAATCCTTCCATTACTTCTAACTCTTTAGATCCTATAGATACCTTGTTATCATCTTTTTGAGAATCAGTGAAAGTTAATACATCTTCAGTGTACTCTACATCTAATTTATCAACTAATAAAGTTTCTTTATCTGTACCATCAGTTCCAGACTTTACAAATTTAGCTTCATCTCCGTATCCTACTTGAACCATCATAGGTACTTCTAATGAGTTATCTACTAATTGAGCTACTATTCCTCTTTCACTTGCAAGTCCTATAACTCCGTTTACATCATCAGTTATATCTTCTTGTCCAGCTACTACTAAGTATCCATTTGGGTATCCACCTTTAGCTTTTGCTGCTGGCTCATATCCTAATGCTCTTACTAACATAGTTACTGCTTCTTCATACTTAACTGGTGCTTCTGGATCGAATACTCCGTCTCCTCTACCATTTACAACCTTAAGTCCTGATGCTATATTGATGTATCCTGATGCCCAATGGTTAGAAGCTACATCGTTAAAGCTTGTAGTTCCCATTGAAGCTTTCGCTGAACTCTCAAGTCCTAACGCTCTTACTACAACTGTTGCAAATTCTGCTCTTGTTATAGTTCTATCTGGTCTGAACGTTCCATCTTCATATCCTTTTAATATATCAAGTGCTGCTAATCTTTCTACTGCTGTTTCATAATCGGTTCCTTTAACATCTTCTGGAACTGCTGCAAAAGCTGCTCCCATTGATCCGAATGCTAAAGCTCCTGCTAATGCTACAGAAAGTACTTTTTTATTGTTTTTCATATCTCTTTATTCCTCCTCGAAATTTGATATCGATATATATAAGTTATTCGTACTTACTTATTTAATAATCTTACTGGAATTAAGCTGCATTTTATTTTGTCGAATTTTGTCGTTTTCTTATTACAAGATTCATTATACTCCTATAATTGATGTATTACAATTACAGAAGTATTACAGTACAGTTAATAAAATGTTACACAGTGTAAGTAAGATAAAAAAAAGAGACCCTAAGGTCTCTTTTTAATAATCATCTATTACTTAGATGCTGGAGTTAATATTACATACTTAACGAATGCTGTTCCAGCTTCATCTTCTATTACTGTTACTGTGTAATCAGTGAAGTCTATATCTGATACTGACATAACTTCTACATCTGTTCCATCTACTTCAAATACCTTAGCATCTGAGATTAATCTGTAAGTTGTTTCACCTGATACTATTTCTTTCTTAGATACTTTAACTGTTCCATCAGCTAATGTTGTTCCATCTATTACTGCTATTGCTGATTCATTAACTACTTTTCCAGTCTCATCATCTATATCAAGCTCTACTATCTTTCCTACTAATGCTTTAGCATCGTCCATATCAAGTCCAGTTGCTGAATCATTATCTATATCTTCTATAGTTAACTTCTCGTTAGTATCTGTGTAGAATACTTTCTCTTCTCCACCTACATAAGCTTTGATTCTTAATTCGTCTTTTCCTGAAACTTTCTTAACTTCTGTTACTAATGCTTTTTCTGTAGTAACATCTTCTGCATCATTGTCTGCATCTTGAACTACCATGTATTTTACTACTCCATCTTCAGCGTATACTGTAGCAGCTATCGCTTCATCAAAGTCTACATCTCCCCAAGCGCTTATCTTAATGTCTTCTGCATCATCAGTGTATTTTTCTGTGTTGAATACTAAAGCTGAATCATCTAATTTGAATCCACCAGCATAGTTATCATCAACATCTACATTAGCAACATCTTTTGAATCTAATACTACTATTTCCTCTAAGTTTCCATCTACATCTATCTTAAGCTCTACTAATCCTGATATAGCATCTAAGTCTTCATCTCCAGCTATAAGATCTTCATCAAACTCAGCATCGTAGCTTACTTCTTTACCATCTTTGTTGATTACATCTACTCCGTAGTAAGTTTCTCCTCTGTTTGAGTAAGATTTAATCTTTCCATCTAATAATCCTACTACTGTTCCTGTTTCTTCTGCATCTTCATCAACATCTACAAGTACAACTTCACCTTGTCTGTTTACATAGATAGTAGTTTCTTTATCTTCCATATCTGAAACTTTATCTTCTAAATCTGTAGTTGATTTTTCTGAATCAGAATCTAAATAGAATGCTCCTTCGTAGTTGTACTCTACTCCATCTATTGTAAATTGATCAGTTAATACATCTTCAACCTTACCAGTTATAGTCTTAGTGTATACTTCTGCGAAGTCTTTAGAATCGTTGTAGAATACTACATCTCCTTCTTTAATATCAGAAGCTGATATTTCTACTCCGTCCTTCATTACAGTGTAATCATCTAAGTTTAGCTCTTCTTCATGTCCAGATATAACATCTCCATCAACGTCTTCTACTAAGATATATCCATCAAATGAAGCTATTGTATCAAGAGCTACTACCTTTCCATCTTCTATTATAACTTTTGCATATTCAAACTCTTCTCCATCAGTAAGTCCTGATAAATCCATACGAGTATCATCTGCTACATTGTAAGTCTTATCCATTCCAACTAATTTAACTTCTACATCGTCACCATCTACATTTATTTCAACAGCGTCAACATATACATCATCTTGAGCTTCATATGAAACTAATATATCATCATCATTGAAGTATGCTTTAACATTAACATCTTTTAATCCTTCAAAGTTGAATCCTTCCATTACTTCTAACTCTTTAGATCCTATAGATACCTTGTTATCATCTTTTTGAGAATCAGTGAAAGTTAATACATCTTCAGTGTACTCTACATCTAATTTATCAACTAATAAAGTTTCTTTATCTGTACCATCAGTTCCAGACTTTACAAATTTAGCTTCATCTCCGTATCCTACTTGAACCATCATAGGTACTTCTAATGAGTTATCTACTAATTGAGCTACTATTCCTCTTTCACTTGCAAGTCCTATAACTCCGTTTACATCATCAGTTATATCTTCTTGTCCAGCTACTACTAAGTATCCATTTGGGTATCCACCTTTAGCTTTTGCTGCTGGCTCATATCCTAATGCTCTTACTAACATAGTTACTGCTTCTTCATACTTAACTGGTGCTTCTGGATCGAATACTCCGTCTCCTCTACCATTTACAACCTTAAGTCCTGATGCTATATTGATGTATCCTGATGCCCAGTGATTAGAAGCTACATCGTTAAAGCTTGTAGTTCCCATTGAAGCTTTCGCTGAACTCTCAAGTCCTAACGCTCTTACTACAACTGTTGCAAATTCTGCTCTTGTTATAGTTCTATCTGGTCTGAATGTTCCATCTTCATATCCTTTTAATATATCAAGTGCTGCTAATCTTTCTACAGCTGTTTCATAATCTGTACCCTTAACATCTTCTGGTACTGCTGCAAAAGCCGCTCCCATTGATCCGAATGCTAAAGCTCCTGCTAATGCTACAGAAAGTACTTTTTTATTGTTCTTCATATCTCTTTTTCCTCCTCAAATTTTGATAATTTTTCAATTTGATTTTAATTACCACCTTTTCATGTCGAACTTTGTCGTTCGCTACAAGATTCATTATACACTCATAAATTATCAAATACAATTACAGGAGTATTACAGTAATTTTAATAAAACATTACACAGTATAGGTGCTAATATAACAAAAAAGAGACCCAAAGGTCTCTTTTTAACAATTATTTATTACTTAACTGATGGAGTTAATATTACATACTTAACGAATGCTGTTCCAGCTTCATCTTCTATTACTGTTACTTTGTAACCCATAAAGTCTATATCTGATACTGACATAACTTCTATATCTGTTCCATCTACTTCAAATACCTTAGCATCTGAAACTAATCTATACGTTATGCCACCTGAATTTATTTCTTTTTTAGATATTTTGACAGTTCCATCTGATAATGTTATTCCAGTTATTACTGATATAGGTGATTCATTAACTACTTTTCCAGTCTCATCATCTATATCAAGCTGTACTACTTTTCCTACCAATCCTTTAGCATCGTCCATATCAAGTCCAGCTGCTGAGTCTTTATCTATATCTTCTATAGTTAACTTTTCGTTAGTATCTGTGTAGAATACCTTCTCTACTCCACCTACATAAGCCTTGAGCCTTAATTCATTTTTTCCTGATACTTTCTTAACTTCTGTTACTAATGCTTTTTCTGTAGTAATATCTTCAGTATGCTTATCTGCATCCTGAACTAACATGTATTTTACCACTCCATCTGGGGCGTATACTACAGCACTTATAGCCTCATCAAAGTCTACGCTGCCCCAAGTGCTTATCTTAATATTATCTACGTTATCAGTGTATTTTTCTATGTTGAATACTAGAGCTGAATCATCTAATTTATATCCTCCAGCATATCTATCGTCAACATTTACATTACTAACTTCTTTTGGATTTAATACTACTATTTCTTCTAATTCTCCATATGCATCTATCTTAAGCTCTACTAACCCTGATATTTCTTCTCCCTCATCATAAGATCCATTTGAATCTTTATCGAAGTATACTTTTTTAGTTGTAGGATCTACCAAATCTAATCCATATACAACATCAGAACCCACTTCCACATCATAACTTACTTCTTTTCCATCTTTGTTCACTATATCTACTGCATAGTATTCTTTTCCTCTGTTCTCGTACGATATGACGGCTCCATCTTTTAAAAATCCAACCACTGTACTCATTTCTTCTAAATCAACATCTACGAGTATAACATCACCTTGTCTATTTATATGAATAGTAGTATCCTTACCTTCCATATCAAGAACCTTATTAACTAAATCTACTCTTGACTTTTCTGAATTAGAATCTAAATAGTATGCTCCTTCATAGTTGTACTCTACTCCATCTATTGTAAATTGGTCTTCTAATATATCTTCAACCTTGCCAGTTATAGTCTTAGTGTAGACATCTGCAAAACTTTCAGCATAATTAAAGAATACTATATCCATTTCTTTAATGTTAGAAGCTGATATTTCTACTCCATCCTTCATTACAGTATAATCATCTAACTTTAACTCTTCATCATGACCATATATAACATCTCCATAAACGCCTTCTACTAAAATATATCCATCAAACGCATTTATAGTATAAAGAGCTACCACCTTTCCGTCTTCTATTATAACTTTTGCGTACTCAAATTCTTGTCCATCAGTAAGTCCTGATAAATCCATACGAGTATCATATGCAATATCATAAGTCTTATCCATTCCTACTAATTTAACCTCTATGCCGCTGCCATCTGAATTTATTTCAATCGCATCTACATATACATCATCTTTTACTTCATAAAATACTAATTCGCTGTCATCATTGAAGTACGCCTTAACTTTAACGCCTTTTAATCCCTCGAAATTGAATCCTTCTCTTACCTCTAATTCTTTAGATGCTACAGATACTTTATTATTATCCTTTTGAGAGTCAGCGAAACTCAATATACCTTCATTATACTCAATATCTAATTTATCAGTTAATAAAGTTTCTACATCAGTACCATAAGTTCCTGACTTTACAAATCTAGCTTGATCTCCGTATCCTATTTGAATCATCATAGGCACTTCTAATGAATTATCTACTAATAAAGATACCGTTCCTCTTTTATTTGCAATCCCTATTGTCCCATTAACACCATCAGTTATATCTTCTTGTTCAGCTACTATTAAGTATCCATTAGGATATCCTCCTTTAGCTTGTGCTGCTGGCTCATACCCTAATGTTCTTACCAACATAGTTACCGCTTCTTCATACTTAACTGGTGCTTCTGGATCGAATATTCCGTTTCCTCTACCATTTATAACTTTAAGTGCTGATGCTATATTGATGTATCCTGATGCCCAATGATTAGAATTAACATCATTAAAATTAGTATTTCCTATCGAAGCTTTGGCTGAACTCTCAAGTCCTAATGCTCTTACTACAACTGCTGCAAGTTCTGCTCTTGTTATAGTTCTATCTGGTCTAAATGTTCCATCTTCATATCCTTTTAATATATCAAGCGCTGATAATCTCTGTACTACTATTTCGTAATCTATTCTATCAGCATATTTTTCTGATGCTGCAAAAGTTGATCCCATTGATCCGAATACTAAAGATAACACTAATATTAACGTAAATATTTTTTTATTATTTTTCATATGTCTTTTCCTCCTTTCAATTTTAATAATCTTCTAATTACCGCATTTTTATATCATATCTTACCGTTCATTCACTTTATGATTGATTATATATACCTTAATTATCAAATACAATTACAGTAATATTACAGTAGTTTTAATAAAATATTACAAAACAAAATGGCAGATAAGTTTACTTATCTGCCACAATTTCAAATCTATTAAATTCAAACTAAATACTCTCTATTTTTTCCATTATAATTTCAATTAAATTATTTAACTTATCATTTGAATCTTTTTCTGAATTTGAATTAACAGAAAAATAGAACTTGATCTTAGGCTCAGTTCCAGAAGGTCTTATTGTAAACCAAAAATTATCGTCTAATATATACTTTAGTACATTAGACTTCGGTAAATTGTCTATTCCATCTTGATAATCTTTTATTTCAGATATATTAAAGTTACCTATACTGTCCATACTATTCTCTCTAAAGAACTTTATTATATTCTGTATTTTATCATTTCCAGACTTTCCTTTTAAAGTTATAGACTTTAATCCTTCTTTATAATATCCGTATTCCTTGTATATCTCTTCTAATTCATCACATAAGCTCAAGCCTTTAGAATAATAATATGCTGCCATTTCACATATAAGCATAGATGCTACAACTGCATCCTTATCTCTTGCATGAGTTCCAACTAAGTATCCATAGCTTTCCTCATATCCTAACACGAAGTTTTTATCTTTATTTTGTTCAAACTCCTTTATCTTCTCTCCAATAAACTTAAATCCAGTTAATGTCTTTAAAGTCTCTACACCATAAGATTTAGCAATCTTTTCTCCAAGGTCAGATGTAACTATAGTATTTATAATTATACTGTCATCAAGCAGCTTATTATCTTTACTTAAATTATCTAAAATGTACTTAGTAAGTAATGCTCCAACTTCATTTCCACTAAGACATACATATTCACCATTATGTTTAACAGCTATTCCCACTCTATCGCAGTCAGGATCTGTTCCTATAACTAGATTCGCATTTTCTTTTTTAGCAAGCTCTAACCCAAGTTTTAAAGCTTCTTTCTCCTCTGGATTTGGATACTCAACTGTACTAAAATTTGGGTCTGGCATTTCCTGCTCTTTAACAACCATCACATTCTTAAACCCGATCTCTTTTAATACTCTTCTCACAGGTATATTCCCTGTTCCATGAAGAGGTGTAAATACTATCTTAAAATCATCAGAAACTTTATCTATAACATCTGATCTCAAAGATTGTTTCTTAACAGCTTCTATAAACTCTGTATCTACTTCATCTGATAACTCTATTATAAGCTTTTGATCTATAGCTTCATCATAATCTATACTAGGTATAGTACTGTAGTCATTTATCTTTTCAACCTCCCCTATTATCTCTTTTGCGACATCAGGAAGTATCTGAGCACCATCTTCCCAATATACCTTGTATCCATTATATTCTGGTGGATTATGACTTGCAGTTATAACAATACCAGATATAGCATCTAAATGTCTAAGAGCAAAAGAAAGTTCAGGTGTAGTTCTTAAATCATCAAATATGTAAGCCTTTATACCACAAGCTGCCAAAGTTTTAGCAGCTTCTATACAAAACTCTCTAGACTTATGTCTATTATCATGTGCTATTACAACACCTCTATTCTTTGAATTATTCCCTTCATTGATTATCTTATTGCTAAGTGCAAAAGTAGCACGTCTTACAGTGTATTTGTTCATCCTATTAGTTCCAGCACCTATTATACCTCTAAGACCTGCTGTTCCAAAGTCTAGGTTCTTATAAAATCTATCCTCTATCTCTTCTTTATTATCTTTTATACTCAAAAGCTCATCTTTAACATCTTCAAAATAAGGATTGTTAATCCATTCTTTATATATTTCTAAGTAATCCATAATAACCTCCCTTTATTTCCTTATACATTAGTTATATCCAAAATAATAATTATGTAATCCAATAAATTATTTTACTATTTTTATCCGTTTTTTATGCTTATATTTATTAATAAAAAAATTTTCTTTTTAAAATTTTAAATGAATATAATTTCCTATTCATTATAAAATAAACTTTGTAATATTTTAAGACCTTTTCTATAATTTCACAATTTTTGTTTCGTTTACTTTAAATTTTCAAACGCTCATTACCATTATTAATTTAATAAGTTTATTTTATAAATCCATATCCATTATATGGATAATGTTGTATAATTAGTTTTTGAAAGGCGTTTTTACAAAATATGGAATAAAGGAGAGGTAAACATGGGACTTTTAAAGAGAATTAGTAAACGTGCTATGGCTATCATATTAACCACATCTATGATAGTCGGATCTATGGGAGTTTCTTTTGCTGCTAATTTTTCAGATATCAATAACCACTGGGCAGCAAATCAAATCAAATCATTAGTAAACAAAGGTATTGTAAGCGGTTATAGTGATGGTACATTTAAACCAGATAACTATATTACAAGAGCAGAGTTTATATCATTAATAAACAAAGCTTTTAATTTTAAGTTGGTTTACAATATTGATTACAAAGATGTATCATCACAAGATTGGTTTTATGAAGATTTAAGAAAGGCAAAAGCAAAAGGATATATATCCGGATATGAAGACAATACTATGAGACCTAATAATAAAATCACAAGACAAGAAGTAGCTGTAATTATGGCTAAAGTACTTAATAAACAAAATAGTAATAAGGCATATGTATGTAATAACTTTAAAGATTCATATAAAATTGCAGATTGGAGTAAAAAATCTATAGGTGCATTAGTAGATTCTAAAAATATGAGTGGATATCCAGATGGAACATTTGGTCCAGAAAAATATATAACTAGAGCAGAAGCTGTCACTGTAATATATAAAAAATTCAAAGGATCAGGATATGTACCTTCAATTAGTAAACACAGCTCTAAAAGCGATGAAAAATCAAAAGACAAAGATGACGATGTAGTAATAGATGATAAAGGAGATAAACTAAAAAATAAAACAATAGATGGAGATCTTACTATATCATCAGACGTAGGAGATGGAGAAGTATATTTTGAAGATGTTACAGTAAAAGGAACTACCTATGTATATGGTGGTGGAGAAAATAGTATATATCTTGAAGATTGTGATTTAGGAAAAGTAGTTGTTGATAAAAAAGGTGATGATGTAAGATTAGTTGCACAAGGACGTACATCTATAGATACAGTTACATTAAAATCAGGAGCAATACTCGAAGAAGATACATCAGGAAGCGATAAATTAACTAAATCAGGATTTGATCATGTAGTTATTGAAGATGATCATAGAGTTAAATTCAGAGGTGACTTTGATGATGTACAGGTAAATGTAGATGATGCTGATATTTATCTAGATGAAGGAGAAATTAAAAAATTAGAGTTAACAAAATATGCACAAGATGCAAGAATATATATAGATAGAGGTTGCGAAATAGATAAAATAGATAAAAACTCAAAAGCTAGTTACACTACTAGAAAGCCTTCGTCATCAAGCAGTAGTTCACATTCAGATAATACAGCACCAACAGTAAGTGGATTATCTAGTACAAATGTTAATGCTACAAGCGTAGATGTGAAGTTAAAATCAAATGAATCTGGAACAGCATATTATGTAGTATTACTAAAAGGCTCTGCTGCACCAAGTAAAACACAAGTAAGATATGGAAAAGATAGTAACAATAATACTATGGTAACATTAAAAGGAAGTAAATCTATATCATCAGGAACAGAAGCTACTTTTAATATAACAGGATTAACAGCAAATACTGAATATACAGTATATGTTGTAGCTAGTGATAATTCAGGTAATATATCACAGGTACATCCAGTTAATATTAATGGTGTTTACGAACTTGATTTGAATGGAGCAGGAATCGATGTAGCAGCAGGAAATATTACAGGAACAACTACCGAAATGGAGTACAGCTTAGATTCTACTGATGGAACTAATGGAACTTGGACATCAGCTTCAGATACAAATACAGTAGTAACATTTTCTGAAGGAAAAGTATATGTAAGACAATCAAATAAAACAACTAATTTCAAATTAGTAGCAACAATAGTAGCACAAGCAGATGCTCCATCTGTAACAGTAGATGATGCAGAAAGTGCAGCAGCAAAATTACAAAGTGCAACAACAGCAATGGAATACAAATTAGATGCTGATGAATGGACAGCAGTAACATCAGAATTAGCAGATGGAACAGCAACACTTGACTTAAGTGGAGCACACACATTATTAGTAAGAACAGCAGCAACAGCAGATGCATTAGCATCAGTACCAACAGCTGACTTGGATGATACTGATGAAGTAGATTCAATTAGTTTAGATGGAGCAGGAATCGATGTAGCAGCAGGAAACATTACAGGAACAACTACCGAAATGGAATACAGCTTAGATTCTACTGATGGAACTAATGGAACTTGGACAGCAGCTTCAGATACAAATACAGTAGTAATATTTGCTGAAGGAAAAGTATATGTAAGACAATCAAATAAAACAACTAATTTCAAATTAGTAGCAACAATAGTAGCACAAGCAGATGCTCCATCTGTAACAGTAGATGATGCAGAAAGTGCAGCAGCAAAATTACAAAGTGCAACAACAGCAATGGAATACAAATTAGATGCTGATGAATGGACAGCAGTAACATCAGAATTAGCAGATGGAACAGCAACACTTGACTTAAGTGGAGCACACACATTATTAGTAAGAACAGCAGCAACAGCAGATGCATTAGCATCAGTACCAACAGCTGACTTGGATGATACTGATGAAGTAGATTCAATTAGTTTAGATGGAGCAGGAATCGATGTAGCAGCAGGAAACATTACAGGAACAACTACCGAAATGGAATACAGCTTAGATTCTACTGATGGAACTAATGGAACTTGGACAGCAGCTTCAGATACAAATACAGTAGTAATATTTGCTGAAGGAAAAGTATATGTAAGACAATCAAATAAAACAACTAATTTCAAATTAGTAGCAACAATAGTAGCACAAGCAGATGCTCCATCTGTAACAGTAGATGATGCAGAAAGTGCAGCAGCAAAATTACAAAGTGCAACAACAGCAATGGAATACAAATTAGATGCTAATGAATGGACAGCAGTAACAGCAGAATTAGCAGATGGAACAGCAACACTTGACTTAAGTGGAGCACACACATTATTAGTAAGAACAGCAGCAACAGCAGATGTATTAGCATCAGTACCAACGGCTGACTTGGATGATGCTGATGCATAGAACTCTGAAACAATACAAATTTTGAACATATGTTATTAACTAGAACTAGCCTAAGAGAGAAAAATCTTTCCTAGGTTTTTTCTTTTTACTTTATTTTCGCTAACTTCTTAAAGAAGTCAGCGAAAATAAATAGCGTAAAAACACAGGGAAACCAACGCATAGAGAGAACTAAGTCAATGAAAAATAAAAACTGAATGCTGACTAATAAGAATTAGTTAAACTAAGTCAACAAAATTGAAAGGATATGCAACTAAGTGAAAATAGATTTAACCAGCAGGAGGAGGATTCCTAAAGTTCATGAAGTAGAACCAATAAAAAATCCTAAGCACATGCAAAAGATAAAATCGTATCTCAACTTGTCAAATAT
The window above is part of the Tepidibacter aestuarii genome. Proteins encoded here:
- a CDS encoding S-layer homology domain-containing protein; its protein translation is MGLLKRISKRAMAIILTTSMIVGSMGVSFAANFSDINNHWAANQIKSLVNKGIVSGYSDGTFKPDNYITRAEFISLINKAFNFKLVYNIDYKDVSSQDWFYEDLRKAKAKGYISGYEDNTMRPNNKITRQEVAVIMAKVLNKQNSNKAYVCNNFKDSYKIADWSKKSIGALVDSKNMSGYPDGTFGPEKYITRAEAVTVIYKKFKGSGYVPSISKHSSKSDEKSKDKDDDVVIDDKGDKLKNKTIDGDLTISSDVGDGEVYFEDVTVKGTTYVYGGGENSIYLEDCDLGKVVVDKKGDDVRLVAQGRTSIDTVTLKSGAILEEDTSGSDKLTKSGFDHVVIEDDHRVKFRGDFDDVQVNVDDADIYLDEGEIKKLELTKYAQDARIYIDRGCEIDKIDKNSKASYTTRKPSSSSSSSHSDNTAPTVSGLSSTNVNATSVDVKLKSNESGTAYYVVLLKGSAAPSKTQVRYGKDSNNNTMVTLKGSKSISSGTEATFNITGLTANTEYTVYVVASDNSGNISQVHPVNINGVYELDLNGAGIDVAAGNITGTTTEMEYSLDSTDGTNGTWTSASDTNTVVTFSEGKVYVRQSNKTTNFKLVATIVAQADAPSVTVDDAESAAAKLQSATTAMEYKLDADEWTAVTSELADGTATLDLSGAHTLLVRTAATADALASVPTADLDDTDEVDSISLDGAGIDVAAGNITGTTTEMEYSLDSTDGTNGTWTAASDTNTVVIFAEGKVYVRQSNKTTNFKLVATIVAQADAPSVTVDDAESAAAKLQSATTAMEYKLDADEWTAVTSELADGTATLDLSGAHTLLVRTAATADALASVPTADLDDTDEVDSISLDGAGIDVAAGNITGTTTEMEYSLDSTDGTNGTWTAASDTNTVVIFAEGKVYVRQSNKTTNFKLVATIVAQADAPSVTVDDAESAAAKLQSATTAMEYKLDANEWTAVTAELADGTATLDLSGAHTLLVRTAATADVLASVPTADLDDADA